From the genome of Patagioenas fasciata isolate bPatFas1 chromosome 17, bPatFas1.hap1, whole genome shotgun sequence, one region includes:
- the CHCHD10 gene encoding coiled-coil-helix-coiled-coil-helix domain-containing protein 10, mitochondrial encodes MARGSRSAGRRAAAPAPAPASPPPAAPVPAAQPAQPGLMAQMASTAAGVAVGSAVGHVVGSALTGAFSGGSSEPAKAAAPAQELRQPPVYQSPYGPCHYEMKQFLECATNQSDLTLCEGFNEALKQCKSTNGVSSLL; translated from the exons ATGGCGCGAGGCAGCAGGAGCGCGGGAAGGCGCGCGGCGGCACCAGCCCCGGCCCCCGCCAG CCCGCCCCCagcggccccggtgccggcggcgCAGCCGGCGCAGCCCGGGCTGATGGCGCAGATGGCGAGCACGGCGGCCGGCGTGGCCGTGGGCTCCGCCGTGGGACATGTCGTGGGCAGCGCCCTCACCGGAGCCTTCAGCGGCGGCTCCTCCGAACCGGCCAAGGCGGCGGCTCCCGCGCAG GAGCTCCGGCAGCCGCCCGTGTACCAGTCGCCGTACGGACCCTGCCACTATGAGATGAAGCAGTTCCTGGAATGTGCCACCAACCAGAGCGACCTGACCTTGTGCGAGGGTTTCAATGAGGCTCTGAAGCAGTGCAAGTCCACCAATG GTGTTTCTTCTCTCCTGTGA